Proteins co-encoded in one Oncorhynchus kisutch isolate 150728-3 linkage group LG1, Okis_V2, whole genome shotgun sequence genomic window:
- the LOC109895094 gene encoding homeobox protein Hox-C13a-like — MTTSMVLHPRWADTLMYVYEKSLNESNPNKNQSMEGLSGNCPSTHCRELISHSALGRHSGTISHQGSVYSDIPSHDTGRQCPAPQTSSSATLGYGYPFGSPYYGCRLSHSHNVNLQQKQCSYHPAEKYAEPSAALPTEELSSRAKEFAFYPGFTSSYQTVPGYLDVSVVPGISAHPEPRHETLIPMDGYQHWALSNGWDGQVYCSKEQTQSTHLWKSPFPDVVPLQPEVSSYRRGRKKRVPYTKMQLKELEKEYAASKFITKDKRRRISATTNLSERQVTIWFQNRRVKEKKFVCKSKSSSHMHAT; from the exons ATGACAACTTCGATGGTTCTGCATCCACGCTGGGCGGACACCTTGATGTATGTATATGAAAAAAGCCTGAATGAAAGTAATCCGAATAAAAACCAATCCATGGAGGGACTAAGCGGGAATTGTCCTTCTACCCACTGCAGGGAACTGATATCACACTCGGCGTTGGGACGACACTCCGGCACCATAAGCCACCAGGGTTCTGTGTACTCGGACATACCCTCCCACGACACTGGGCGACAGTGCCCCGCTCCCCAGACTTCCTCCAGCGCCACCCTTGGTTATGGCTACCCATTCGGAAGCCCTTATTACGGGTGTCGGTTGTCACACTCGCACAACGTTAACTTGCAGCAGAAGCAATGCTCTTACCACCCCGCAGAGAAATATGCAGAACCCAGCGCGGCACTGCCCACCGAAGAGCTGTCAAGCCGGGCAAAGGAGTTCGCATTTTACCCGGGTTTTACCAGCTCATACCAGACTGTCCCGGGTTACTTGGACGTGTCGGTGGTTCCCGGTATCAGTGCGCACCCGGAACCGAGACATGAAACTTTGATTCCCATGGATGGGTACCAGCACTGGGCTCTATCTAATGGCTGGGATGGGCAGGTGTACTGTTCTAAAGAGCAAACACAGTCAACACATCTCTGGAAGTCGCCCTTCCCAG ATGTCGTGCCTTTGCAACCAGAGGTCAGCAGCTACCGACGAGGCCGCAAAAAGCGAGTTCCTTACACCAAGATGCAACTGAAGGAGCTAGAGAAAGAGTATGCAGCTAGCAAGTTCATCACCAAAGACAAGAGACGGCGAATATCTGCCACTACTAATCTCTCCGAACGCCAGGTCACCATCTGGTTCCAGAACCGGCGGGTGAAGGAGAAGAAATTCGTCTGTAAATCGAAATCAAGCTCTCATATGCATGCCACTTGA